Proteins from a genomic interval of Ferrovibrio terrae:
- a CDS encoding PAS domain-containing protein: MMMQFKRQSLSYHDDSHDVAISHPKLRGLFDLWDARRGSRQAPPRSDFSHEDLLPWFGHLMLLDCLDNNEYRYRLYGTALTTLFGFDLTGKMVSASADRIGDKPLDEYARVVRVSAPVYASRISPSAREYLQVDKLALPLMEGGRVTKILGAIYLSDAD, translated from the coding sequence ATGATGATGCAGTTCAAGCGCCAGAGTCTGTCCTACCACGACGACAGCCACGACGTGGCGATCTCGCATCCGAAGCTGCGCGGCCTGTTCGATCTCTGGGATGCCAGGCGGGGCAGCCGTCAGGCGCCGCCGCGCAGCGATTTCTCGCATGAAGACCTGTTGCCCTGGTTCGGCCACCTGATGCTGCTCGATTGCCTCGACAACAACGAATACCGCTATCGCCTGTACGGGACAGCACTCACGACGCTGTTCGGTTTCGATCTCACCGGCAAGATGGTCAGCGCCTCGGCCGACCGCATCGGTGATAAGCCGCTGGACGAATATGCCAGGGTGGTGCGGGTCAGCGCGCCGGTCTATGCCTCGCGGATCAGCCCCTCGGCGCGCGAATACCTGCAGGTCGACAAGCTGGCGCTGCCGCTGATGGAAGGCGGCCGTGTCACCAAGATTCTCGGCGCGATCTACCTGTCGGATGCCGACTAA